One part of the Raphanus sativus cultivar WK10039 chromosome 7, ASM80110v3, whole genome shotgun sequence genome encodes these proteins:
- the LOC108817222 gene encoding inactive leucine-rich repeat receptor-like protein kinase CORYNE encodes MEQRSCKTVYILLFIFLVFSSRTSTSAASCRRKAVKHLSTAPPSSTPLESRITTKVIAVSIVSGVLTGLVSALALAFLVRCTVKYLKQTPLLKGPVVFSPKITPKSLHAALANGIQLLGSDPNGKYYKMVLDNGLVVAVKRLGSLEGNGSPDGSKSVKRRLQKELELLAGLRDRNLMSLRAYVRESDEFSLVYDYIPNGSLEDVMNKVRAGEVELGWEIRLRVAVGIVKGLQYLHFSCEQQILHYNLKPTNVMLDSEFEPRLADCGLAKIIPTSHTGVSCYSAPESSQTNRYTDKSDVFSFGMILGVLLTGRDPSLPFSIEGASGGSLGQWLKHLQQSGEVREALDKSILGEEVEEDEMLMALRITIICLSDFPADRPSSDELVHMLTQLHSF; translated from the exons ATGGAGCAAAGAAGTTGCAAGACTGTCTATATTCTCTTGTTCATCTTCTTAGTCTTCTCTTCAAGAACAAGCACAAGCGCCGCAAGTTGTCGGCGGAAAGCTGTGAAACACTTATCCACAGCTCCACCTTCATCTACACCACTCGAATCAAGAATCACTACCAAGGTTATTGCTGTCAGCATAGTTTCAGGGGTTTTAACCGGGTTGGTCTCGGCCTTAGCGTTAGCTTTCTTGGTCCGTTGCACTGTCAAGTATTTGAAACAGACGCCACTTCTCAAAGGCCCTGTGGTGTTTTCCCCTAAGATCACACCTAAGTCTCTTCACGCAGCTCTTGCTAATGGTATCCAGTTGCTTGGCTCTGACCCTAACGGTAAGTACTACAAGATGGTGCTTGATAATGGTCTGGTTGTCGCAGTTAAGAGACTAGGCTCACTTGAAGGAAATGGCTCACCAGATGGTAGCAAGTCGGTTAAGAGAAGGTTGCAGAAGGAACTTGAGCTTCTTGCTGGGTTAAGGGATAGGAACCTTATGAGTTTAAGAGCTTATGTCCGTGAATCTGATGAGTTTTCCCTGGTGTATGATTACATACCGAATGGTAGTCTTGAGGATGTGATGAACAAGGTTAGAGCTGGAGAAGTGGAGCTTGGATGGGAGATCAGGCTGAGAGTTGCTGTTGGAATTGTGAAAGGGCTTCAGTATCTCCATTTCAGCTGTGAGCAACAGATCCTTCATTACAACTTGAAACCTACAAATGTGATGTTGGATTCTGAGTTTGAGCCTCGCCTTGCTGATTGCGGATTGGCCAAGATCATACCCACTTCACACACAGGAGTGTCTTGCTACTCTGCTCCTGAGTCTTCTCAAACTAACAG ATATACAGACAAAAGCGATGTCTTCAGCTTTGGGATGATACTGGGTGTTCTTTTAACCGGGAGAGACCCGAGCCTTCCTTTCTCTATAGAAGGTGCAAGCGGAGGGAGCTTAGGACAGTGGCTGAAGCATTTGCAGCAATCCGGAGAAGTAAGGGAAGCGTTAGATAAGAGTATACTTGGGGAGGAAGTGGAGGAAGACGAGATGTTAATGGCTTTACGGATCACCATCATCTGCCTTTCTGACTTTCCAGCAGATCGGCCTTCAAGTGATGAGCTTGTCCACATGCTTACACAACTGCACAGCTTTTAG
- the LOC108817220 gene encoding aspartokinase 1, chloroplastic, with product MAAARVRCHCNALFTSHRNSSTLPISPSRVDFSPLKCPRKFLLSVGDGSSCVRNVSGSCLKGTVRAVMEEEKTDVVKEAEVGEKRFTCVMKFGGSSVATAERMREVADLILAFPEESPVIVLSAMGKTTNNLLLAGEKAVSCGVSNASEIEELSIIKELHLRTVEALKIDPSVVTSFLEELEQLLKGIAMMKELTLRTRDYLVSFGECLSTRIFAAYLNKIGVKARQYDAFEIGFITTDDFTNGDILEATYPAVAKRLYDDWMHDPAVPIVTGFLGKGWKTGAITTLGRGGSDLTATTIGKALGLQEIQVWKDVDGVLTCDPTIYKRATPVPFLTFDEAAELAYFGAQVLHPQSMRPAREGGIPVRVKNSYNPKAPGTIITKTRDMTKTVLTSIVLKRNVTMLDIASTRMLGQVGFLAKVFSIFEDLEISVDVVATSEVSLSLTLDPSKLWSRELIQQELDHVVEELEKIAVVNLSKGRAIISLIGNVQHSSLILERAFHVLRTKGINVQMISQGASKVNISLIVNDDEAEGCVEALHKSFFESGDLSELLIQPRLGNGSPVRTMQVEN from the exons AGTTCTTGTTGTCCGTTGGAGATGGCTCATCCTGCGTGAGGAATGTTTCGGGTTCATGCCTCAAAGGCACTGTGCGAGCTGTTATGGAAGAGGAGAAGACAGACGTTGTAAAGGAGGCGGAGGTGGGAGAGAAGAGATTCACGTGCGTGATGAAGTTTGGTGGATCCTCGGTGGCGACGGCGGAGAGGATGAGAGAAGTGGCGGATTTGATATTGGCGTTTCCGGAGGAGAGTCCGGTCATTGTTCTTTCCGCCATGGGGAAGACAACCAACAATCTCTTGCTT GCGGGAGAGAAGGCTGTGAGTTGTGGTGTTTCTAATGCATCTGAGATTGAGGAATTGAGCATTATAAAGGAATTGCATCTCAG GACAGTGGAAGCGCTCAAGATCGACCCCTCTGTTGTTACAT CGTTTTTGGAAGAACTGGAGCAACTCCTGAAAGGTATAGCCATGATGAAGGAGCTGACACTTCGAACCAGAGACTACTTAGTCTCTTTTGGAGAGTGTTTGTCTACAAGGATTTTCGCAGCTTATCTTAATAAAATCGGTGTTAAAGCACGCCAA TATGATGCATTTGAAATTGGTTTCATAACAACGGATGATTTCACAAACGGGGATATCTTGGAAGCAACGTATCCAGCTGTTGCCAAGAGATTATATGATGATTGGATGCATGATCCTGCTGTTCCTATCGTAACAGGTTTCCTTGGGAAG GGTTGGAAAACTGGTGCGATTACTACATTGGGTAGGGGTGGTAGTGATTTGACGGCAACCACAATTGGTAAAGCGTTGGGTTTGCAAGAGATTCAG GTGTGGAAAGATGTTGATGGTGTTCTTACATGTGACCCTACTATTTATAAAAGAGCTACACCAGTACCCTTTCTAACATTCGATGAAGCAGCCGAGTTAGCTTATTTTGGTGCACAG GTCTTGCACCCACAGTCAATGAGGCCAGCAAGAGAGGGTGGGATTCCTGTTAGGGTTAAAAATTCTTATAACCCTAAAGCTCCTGGAACTATCATCACTAAAACAAGAGACATGACCAAG ACAGTTTTAACGAGCATTGTTCTGAAACGCAATGTGACCATGCTTGATATAGCAAGCACCCGAATGCTTGGTCAAGTTGGGTTTCTTGCAAAG GTATTTTCGATATTTGAGGACCTGGAGATATCCGTAGATGTTGTTGCCACTAGTGAAGTCAGCTTATCTCTGACATTGGACCCGTCAAAACTCTGGAGCAGGGAACTGATTCAACAG GAACTTGATCACGTAGTTGAGGAACTTGAGAAAATTGCAGTTGTGAATCTCTCAAAAGGAAGAGCTATAATCTCTTTAATTGGGAATGTTCAGCACTCCTCCCTGATTTTAGAGAGG GCGTTTCATGTTCTTCGGACAAAAGGTATCAATGTCCAGATGATATCACAAGGAGCATCCAAG GTAAACATTTCTCTTATAGTAAATGATGATGAAGCAGAAGGATGCGTTGAGGCTCTTCACAAATCCTTCTTTGAGAGCGGTGACCTCTCAGAGTTACTGATACAACCCAGACTTGGCAACGGGTCACCCGTTAGGACAATGCAAGTAGAAAATTGA